One Zestosphaera sp. genomic region harbors:
- the thiE gene encoding thiamine phosphate synthase: MGLRESLRLIVITDKKLKPNIPQAVREALEGGATSIQLRLKDSSTREMIEVGRAVRRLATDYGVLYFVDDRLDVALATEADGVQLGPEDMPVGLARELAPNLIIGASVYSVGEAKAAESEGAHFLGAGSVFPTPSKTGVRILGIEGLARVVKAVKIPVVAIGGIDRNNVGLVLKTGVVGVAVISAVMGADDVMKAACELRKAVDEGLQS, translated from the coding sequence TTGGGCCTTAGGGAGTCGTTAAGGTTAATCGTTATAACAGACAAGAAATTGAAGCCGAACATCCCTCAAGCTGTTAGAGAGGCCCTCGAGGGCGGCGCTACTTCCATACAGCTCAGGTTGAAGGATTCCTCAACACGTGAGATGATCGAAGTCGGCAGGGCTGTCAGGAGGTTAGCGACCGACTACGGCGTGCTGTACTTTGTTGACGACAGGCTCGACGTCGCCCTGGCCACAGAAGCGGATGGGGTGCAGCTCGGCCCCGAGGACATGCCGGTGGGCCTAGCTAGAGAGTTGGCCCCAAATCTAATAATAGGGGCTTCAGTCTACAGTGTTGGTGAGGCTAAGGCGGCTGAGAGTGAGGGTGCACACTTCCTTGGCGCGGGCTCCGTCTTCCCAACTCCCTCCAAGACCGGTGTGAGAATCTTAGGTATAGAGGGGTTGGCTAGAGTGGTTAAGGCCGTCAAGATACCTGTAGTTGCCATAGGTGGCATCGATAGGAATAACGTAGGACTCGTTCTAAAGACGGGCGTTGTAGGTGTTGCAGTCATCTCTGCAGTCATGGGGGCTGACGATGTCATGAAGGCCGCCTGTGAATTGAGGAAAGCGGTGGACGAGGGGTTGCAGAGTTAA
- a CDS encoding type 1 glutamine amidotransferase domain-containing protein, whose product MSSLVRRAGPGSRLKGKKVVFIVANEFEDIELLYPFVRLSEEGAEVVVVPVRAGHHPRPSDPSKPVTGRFGIPVPFLVFREGERHVIRELKEVSVDEFDAIIIPGGFSPDYLRRLPEVLSLVREAHQKGKVVAAICHGPWVLISAGIAKGRRMTGVSAVKDDIINAGATYEDVPVVRDGNLITSRVPDDLPEFCQAIIEALSVQA is encoded by the coding sequence ATGAGTTCACTCGTCAGGAGGGCGGGTCCTGGGTCTAGGCTAAAGGGTAAGAAGGTCGTGTTTATAGTTGCTAATGAATTCGAGGATATTGAGTTACTTTACCCCTTCGTCCGCTTGAGTGAGGAGGGAGCTGAAGTCGTCGTGGTTCCTGTGAGGGCGGGCCACCACCCAAGGCCTTCAGATCCAAGCAAGCCCGTCACCGGCAGGTTTGGCATACCGGTGCCCTTCCTGGTGTTTAGAGAGGGTGAGAGACACGTGATAAGAGAGCTCAAGGAAGTCAGCGTTGACGAGTTCGACGCTATCATAATCCCGGGCGGGTTCTCGCCAGACTACCTGAGAAGGCTGCCTGAAGTGCTGAGCTTAGTGAGGGAGGCACATCAGAAGGGTAAGGTAGTGGCAGCCATATGCCACGGCCCCTGGGTGCTGATATCTGCAGGCATAGCGAAGGGCAGGAGGATGACAGGGGTGTCGGCCGTTAAGGATGACATAATTAACGCTGGAGCCACCTACGAGGACGTGCCGGTCGTCAGAGACGGGAACCTGATAACGTCAAGAGTTCCTGACGACCTTCCGGAGTTCTGCCAAGCGATAATAGAAGCTCTGAGTGTTCAAGCCTAA
- the thiM gene encoding hydroxyethylthiazole kinase: MDISWVQLSLDEVRGKRPLVHNITNFVVMNTTANALLALGASPIMAHAVEELEDLVRAADSLVVNIGTLDEGWAYSMLRAVQLARELGKPVVLDPVGAGATRFRTRVALTLLENGKVSVVKGNFGEVSALLGEVGKTKGVDTTVYDESVAKYLVIEVARKFGTVATVTGPADFVSDGRKTYAIRARSTNVSRVIGRVTGLGCVVAALIGAYLAVENPLRATMAGLTTFKAAASKASEEAPYPGSFHVKLYDWLYKITGDDIVKEVEVIEVGP, from the coding sequence GTGGATATCTCCTGGGTGCAATTATCCCTTGATGAGGTTAGGGGCAAGAGACCCCTTGTCCATAACATAACGAACTTCGTCGTCATGAACACGACTGCCAACGCTCTTCTGGCTCTAGGCGCCTCGCCGATCATGGCGCATGCTGTGGAGGAGCTTGAGGACCTAGTACGGGCGGCGGACTCCTTAGTTGTGAACATAGGTACCCTTGACGAGGGTTGGGCATACTCGATGCTGAGGGCTGTTCAGCTGGCTAGGGAGTTGGGTAAGCCTGTTGTCCTGGATCCTGTTGGGGCTGGAGCCACTAGATTCAGGACTAGGGTAGCGCTTACGCTCCTAGAGAACGGTAAGGTGAGCGTTGTTAAGGGGAACTTCGGAGAGGTTTCGGCGCTCCTCGGCGAGGTCGGGAAGACCAAGGGAGTTGATACGACGGTCTACGACGAGAGTGTTGCTAAGTACTTAGTTATTGAGGTTGCTAGGAAGTTCGGCACGGTCGCTACTGTAACGGGTCCGGCGGACTTCGTGAGCGATGGACGGAAGACATACGCCATCAGAGCAAGATCCACGAACGTCTCTAGAGTCATCGGCAGGGTTACGGGACTCGGTTGCGTGGTCGCAGCATTGATAGGGGCTTACCTAGCGGTTGAGAATCCTTTAAGAGCGACGATGGCGGGCCTCACAACATTCAAGGCCGCGGCCTCCAAGGCCTCTGAGGAGGCTCCATATCCTGGCAGCTTCCACGTTAAACTGTATGACTGGCTCTACAAAATAACGGGCGATGACATAGTCAAGGAGGTCGAGGTGATCGAGGTTGGGCCTTAG
- a CDS encoding Mrp/NBP35 family ATP-binding protein, with protein sequence MTRWRALFHDPRRLVIEDRLKGVERVVPVMSPKGGVGKTVVSVLIALALVDEGLKVGVLDLDVTNPSIHLALGVDTQLRPSEERGVIPPDVKGVKVMTVAYYSSGNPLPLRGAELVDVVREVLAITVWGVLDYLIVDTPPGMSDVFMEVLNNVRGAEPLVVTTPSVLSLNPVKSLLKILGEVGTPILGVVENMSDRSSEHVVSLCREHGVRYLGNIPLDPLLNVSLGDVYKIRETQAYGRVKELLRTQRLPHYA encoded by the coding sequence GTGACTCGATGGAGAGCGTTGTTTCATGACCCCCGTAGATTAGTCATCGAGGACAGGCTCAAGGGGGTAGAGAGGGTTGTGCCGGTCATGAGCCCTAAGGGAGGGGTGGGGAAGACCGTAGTATCAGTGCTCATAGCACTGGCTCTGGTTGACGAGGGTCTGAAGGTTGGAGTGCTTGACCTCGACGTAACTAATCCCTCCATCCATCTTGCTTTAGGTGTTGACACACAACTCAGGCCTTCGGAGGAGAGGGGGGTAATCCCCCCTGACGTGAAGGGGGTCAAGGTGATGACTGTCGCCTACTACTCCAGTGGAAACCCTCTCCCGTTAAGGGGGGCTGAGCTCGTGGACGTCGTGAGGGAGGTGCTGGCAATCACAGTTTGGGGGGTGCTTGACTACCTTATAGTGGACACACCGCCTGGCATGAGCGACGTCTTCATGGAGGTTCTCAACAACGTCAGGGGGGCTGAACCCCTCGTAGTCACCACGCCTAGCGTTCTTTCACTGAACCCCGTCAAGTCTCTGTTAAAGATCCTAGGAGAGGTGGGAACCCCCATCCTAGGAGTGGTTGAGAACATGAGCGATCGATCCTCCGAGCACGTTGTCAGTCTATGCAGGGAACACGGTGTAAGATACCTGGGGAACATCCCCCTCGACCCTCTCCTGAACGTAAGCTTAGGAGATGTATACAAGATCAGGGAAACGCAGGCGTATGGGAGAGTTAAGGAGCTACTCCGTACACAAAGACTACCACATTATGCATAA
- a CDS encoding MATE family efflux transporter — protein sequence MRARGEVSRIALPILLAMIPDSIISLVSMTTASRVGTEAVAGTGLASYLFFIMNAVASIFMVGLLVVASQAYGGGNMKLVERALGESITASLTLALAVMLSSSVWLTPYVEVLSGGQAEVGGVALTYLNLRMLSLPALMLNTVIATAYRAVEKPWPSTYSSLSVGVAGSLLIPSLTLGLAGLPALGVSGMGLASATSQYVGLGVYLFFRLPVRIRPYIPSRTLLKVLAIGIPASVERVVGSVGQNIYINAVARSGVEALAAHNIGLSVENLVINPVFAVGVAASAKVGHRVGSNSIKDLDYLTRESLRIGISWMSIATAVLVILSPFVGSFFTSEPEVSRLVTVYLVLAAISEVGLGASQALYGVFRGLGSTWVPLMISSFTVLILRAFLAQALQPLHGIYGVWFTQITDMYGRLAISYITYSRLRTRLVIKVV from the coding sequence ATGAGGGCGAGAGGGGAGGTCAGTAGGATAGCCCTACCAATCCTGCTGGCGATGATCCCTGACTCGATAATAAGTCTCGTGAGCATGACCACCGCATCCAGAGTTGGTACTGAGGCCGTGGCGGGCACAGGTCTCGCTTCCTACCTCTTCTTCATAATGAACGCCGTGGCTTCGATATTTATGGTCGGGCTGTTGGTCGTCGCTTCCCAGGCCTACGGAGGCGGTAACATGAAGCTCGTTGAGAGGGCTTTAGGGGAGTCCATCACCGCCTCCCTCACGCTCGCTCTTGCTGTCATGCTTTCATCATCAGTCTGGCTTACCCCCTACGTGGAGGTCCTCTCAGGCGGTCAGGCTGAGGTTGGTGGAGTAGCTCTAACTTACTTAAACCTCAGAATGTTGTCCCTACCCGCTCTAATGCTGAACACAGTCATCGCCACTGCCTACAGAGCTGTGGAGAAGCCATGGCCCTCAACCTACTCCTCCCTCAGTGTTGGAGTGGCTGGATCTCTGCTGATACCATCGTTGACGCTGGGGCTTGCTGGGTTGCCGGCTCTGGGAGTCTCCGGGATGGGTTTAGCGTCAGCGACCTCACAGTACGTGGGGCTGGGGGTCTACCTCTTCTTCAGGTTACCGGTGAGAATAAGGCCTTACATCCCTTCGAGAACCCTCCTCAAGGTGTTGGCCATTGGGATCCCAGCGTCCGTTGAGAGGGTCGTGGGCAGTGTAGGTCAGAACATATACATCAACGCGGTGGCGAGGTCTGGGGTGGAGGCCCTCGCTGCCCACAACATAGGATTGAGTGTGGAAAACCTTGTAATCAATCCAGTGTTTGCGGTCGGAGTTGCTGCGTCCGCTAAGGTCGGTCATAGAGTTGGGTCTAACAGCATCAAGGACCTGGACTATCTGACTAGAGAGTCCCTCAGAATAGGTATATCCTGGATGTCCATAGCGACTGCAGTCCTCGTGATACTCTCACCGTTTGTAGGAAGCTTCTTCACGAGCGAGCCGGAGGTCTCCAGACTCGTCACAGTCTACCTGGTCCTAGCAGCGATCTCTGAGGTCGGCCTAGGGGCTTCACAGGCTCTCTACGGGGTGTTCAGAGGGCTCGGAAGCACCTGGGTTCCTCTCATGATAAGTTCCTTTACAGTACTCATACTCAGGGCGTTTCTAGCTCAAGCACTCCAGCCCCTTCACGGCATATACGGTGTGTGGTTCACCCAGATAACTGACATGTACGGCAGACTCGCGATATCCTATATTACGTACTCGAGGCTGAGGACTAGACTGGTTATCAAGGTCGTGTAA
- a CDS encoding AIR synthase related protein: MSRLDEIVKNLARGVRRHPKTLLTWFDDAGAVRFDRGYILVKVDGFAVSRALYPWCGLGDFGFRGVTAAVSDVVAKGCSPYLYAVSIGVTPDQVDRVEEIVRGVESAVRLYGGYVENMDTNVGSDGWVDVFVLAECRNTPLSRTVRPADILLLPRRVGLSAIAFIDFVRGRTPLTDEVRAFSCRPEADLRLARFLVEDRSCVAGSIDVSDTLLESLQQISEVSGTGVYMTGAPSDLLHQQALAYAHSEGVDPLHMLLGSNEEYVPIMAIRPWCVDEVCERLEALHLEPRVLGTVTGVGGVTWRGVKVPSIVWDYVAGRVTITQ; the protein is encoded by the coding sequence ATGAGCAGACTAGATGAGATCGTCAAGAACTTAGCCAGGGGAGTGAGGAGGCATCCCAAGACCCTCCTGACGTGGTTCGATGACGCCGGCGCCGTGAGGTTTGACAGGGGCTACATCCTGGTCAAGGTCGACGGCTTCGCTGTCTCGAGGGCTCTGTATCCATGGTGTGGTTTGGGGGACTTCGGCTTTAGAGGGGTTACTGCGGCTGTGAGTGATGTCGTCGCTAAGGGTTGCAGTCCTTACTTATACGCAGTCTCCATAGGAGTCACTCCGGATCAGGTGGACAGAGTTGAGGAGATTGTGAGAGGGGTTGAGAGTGCGGTGCGCCTCTATGGCGGGTATGTTGAGAACATGGATACGAACGTGGGTTCAGATGGTTGGGTGGATGTATTTGTTCTCGCTGAGTGCAGGAACACGCCACTCTCAAGAACTGTGAGGCCGGCTGACATCCTTCTACTACCCAGGAGAGTTGGATTATCGGCTATAGCTTTCATAGACTTTGTACGGGGTAGGACCCCCCTTACTGATGAGGTCAGAGCCTTCTCCTGCAGACCTGAGGCAGACCTAAGACTTGCAAGGTTTCTGGTGGAGGATAGATCGTGCGTCGCTGGTTCCATAGACGTGAGTGACACGTTGCTTGAGTCCCTGCAACAGATAAGTGAGGTGAGTGGAACGGGTGTCTACATGACCGGGGCCCCGAGTGACCTCCTGCATCAGCAGGCGCTGGCTTACGCGCACAGCGAGGGGGTGGATCCACTCCACATGCTACTGGGCTCTAACGAGGAGTACGTACCCATAATGGCTATAAGGCCATGGTGTGTTGATGAGGTATGTGAGCGTCTTGAGGCGCTGCACCTAGAGCCAAGGGTCTTAGGCACCGTGACTGGGGTGGGTGGGGTGACGTGGAGAGGTGTCAAGGTGCCGAGCATTGTCTGGGACTATGTGGCGGGCCGCGTAACCATTACTCAGTAA
- a CDS encoding SufS family cysteine desulfurase has protein sequence MFDVQRVREDFPILKRRVHGKPLIYFDNAATTQKPRQVVAAIARFYLHYNANVHRGFHTLSQEASRAYEEAHEVVAKFINAYSWEEVVDVANTTDGLNLVAWGWGLENLRTGDEILVTTMEHHSNMLPWRAVAERVGARVRYVSVTEDGLLNYREFESLISERTRVVAFPMASNVVGTINDVRRIARLAHSVGAIVVGDGAQYVPHVPTNVRELELDFMAFSGHKMLGPTGIGVLWGRKDLLESMKPFRVGGDTIKDVTLDSVVWHDLPWRHIAGTPNIAGMIGLAEAVRYLTKLGMENVRQHDVLLVEKTLKGFSEVGEDVIVLGPRDPRARTGLIAFNVKDLHHHTVGKALDLFGIAVRTGGHCAHPLHYSLGFRGSVRASYYVYNTPEEVETFIEALRLIISLRERLAKEPVEEVCTGT, from the coding sequence ATGTTTGACGTCCAGAGGGTTAGGGAGGACTTCCCGATATTGAAGCGTAGGGTGCATGGGAAGCCCCTCATATACTTCGATAACGCGGCGACTACTCAGAAGCCGAGGCAGGTTGTCGCCGCTATAGCTAGGTTTTACCTTCATTACAACGCGAACGTTCACAGAGGATTCCACACCCTCTCGCAGGAGGCCAGCAGGGCTTACGAGGAGGCGCACGAGGTGGTGGCTAAATTCATCAACGCTTACTCTTGGGAGGAGGTTGTTGATGTGGCAAATACTACTGACGGTCTTAACCTAGTGGCGTGGGGCTGGGGCCTTGAAAACCTGAGGACGGGAGACGAGATACTGGTTACGACTATGGAGCATCACAGCAACATGCTCCCTTGGAGGGCTGTTGCGGAGAGGGTTGGAGCTAGGGTGAGGTATGTCAGCGTCACTGAAGACGGACTTCTGAACTACAGGGAGTTCGAGAGCCTGATTAGCGAGAGGACTAGGGTGGTGGCGTTCCCCATGGCGAGCAACGTTGTTGGGACCATAAATGACGTGAGGAGGATAGCGAGGCTGGCGCACTCCGTGGGGGCTATAGTTGTCGGGGATGGGGCTCAATACGTACCGCACGTCCCAACGAATGTGAGGGAGCTTGAACTGGACTTCATGGCGTTCAGTGGGCACAAGATGCTCGGACCGACGGGGATAGGTGTGCTGTGGGGCAGGAAGGATCTCCTTGAGTCCATGAAGCCTTTCAGGGTTGGCGGGGACACGATAAAGGACGTCACGCTCGACTCAGTGGTATGGCACGACCTCCCTTGGAGACATATTGCAGGGACACCGAACATCGCCGGCATGATAGGACTGGCTGAGGCAGTAAGGTACCTCACGAAGCTCGGAATGGAGAACGTAAGGCAACATGACGTGTTGCTTGTGGAGAAGACGTTAAAGGGCTTCAGCGAGGTAGGGGAGGATGTGATAGTTCTAGGACCGAGAGACCCTAGGGCACGAACAGGCTTAATAGCGTTCAACGTGAAGGACCTTCACCACCACACGGTAGGGAAGGCGTTAGATCTTTTCGGAATAGCCGTTAGGACTGGAGGGCATTGCGCTCACCCACTGCACTACAGCCTAGGGTTCAGAGGATCCGTGAGAGCGAGCTACTACGTCTACAACACACCGGAGGAAGTGGAGACGTTCATCGAGGCGTTGAGGTTGATAATATCGCTGAGGGAGAGACTTGCTAAAGAACCCGTGGAGGAAGTATGTACTGGAACTTAA
- a CDS encoding ATPase domain-containing protein → MTYTDLSSGVYILKEFLSDLFEKEGMVMVAGHPGTGKTLLASTVCYEKARNGHRCLYVSLQEDKEKLYLHLSNVGIDFNEVEKKGLLKHIRIPVFSEEEVVPDFIETISRCIAEFKPNILVMDSVTPVLDAVGSDVRARAYLQNFFYEVARVFKGVVILVAEIPIGDERVGAGGVEFVADAILVMKQRVEKGLLTRSMEVRKVRGAPLTVAEIPYSIQPKKGLVFIPPYRLGEVKETLNNLTIPCDGLRQVLRDLWITDHIYYEYPAEYRALTPALLIPLIWIANELKVLLISYRYPEDVLLKTAQHAPCRSRGTG, encoded by the coding sequence ATGACCTATACCGACTTAAGCTCGGGTGTCTACATTCTGAAGGAGTTCTTAAGCGATCTCTTTGAGAAAGAAGGTATGGTGATGGTCGCCGGACATCCAGGCACTGGCAAGACGCTTTTAGCCTCCACCGTATGCTATGAGAAGGCCCGCAACGGACATAGGTGCCTCTACGTGAGTCTACAAGAGGATAAGGAGAAGCTGTACTTGCATCTCTCAAACGTCGGCATAGACTTCAACGAGGTTGAGAAGAAAGGATTGCTGAAACATATTAGGATCCCGGTCTTCTCAGAGGAGGAGGTGGTTCCCGATTTCATTGAAACCATATCAAGATGCATAGCTGAATTCAAGCCAAACATCCTCGTAATGGATTCAGTAACGCCTGTACTAGACGCCGTTGGGAGCGACGTGAGGGCAAGAGCGTACCTTCAGAACTTTTTCTACGAGGTCGCTAGGGTGTTTAAGGGGGTTGTCATCCTCGTGGCTGAGATACCGATAGGGGATGAGAGGGTAGGTGCTGGTGGTGTGGAGTTCGTCGCGGACGCTATACTGGTGATGAAGCAGAGAGTGGAGAAAGGGTTGCTCACTAGAAGCATGGAGGTAAGGAAAGTCCGCGGTGCGCCGCTGACGGTCGCCGAGATACCGTACTCGATCCAGCCTAAGAAGGGTTTAGTCTTTATCCCGCCTTACAGACTAGGGGAGGTGAAGGAGACCCTCAACAACTTAACCATACCATGCGATGGGTTGAGGCAGGTGTTAAGAGATCTCTGGATAACTGATCACATTTACTATGAATACCCGGCTGAGTACCGTGCACTCACACCAGCGCTCTTGATCCCTCTAATATGGATTGCCAACGAACTGAAAGTGCTGCTCATCAGCTACAGGTATCCGGAGGACGTGTTACTCAAAACTGCTCAGCACGCGCCTTGCAGAAGCCGGGGCACAGGATGA
- the hypD gene encoding hydrogenase formation protein HypD, with the protein MDLRSRIREIYVTNPNTSKIVESIKHLAGLLEGETVRIMSFCGTHEWTVTSYGLRTIMPENVELIAGPGCPVCVTPGHYVEGLIKLSMEGVNILTYGDAFKLPSLRGRALRSLAEAKVAGGKVTVVYSFLDAVKEALRKPSEEHVFFAVGFETTMPSVAELLHGNAVPPNMTVLSAYRLTPPVMRYLLKSVKEVKIDGIIAPGHVSAVIGSKAWEFLVTEHGIPTVVAGFEPVDVLLAVLTVLKSRVDNRPALINEYGRVVKPDGNLRAKRLISEVFDIVDSYWRGIGVIELSGAVLRRYFECRDASARYGIRESPDFSDVLLGCRCGEVTLGKVRPTECPLFMKTCTPENPYGPCMVSSEGTCRIWAENLPAVLEGL; encoded by the coding sequence ATGGACTTAAGGTCTAGGATAAGAGAGATATACGTAACCAACCCCAACACCTCCAAGATAGTTGAGAGTATCAAGCATTTGGCCGGACTCCTTGAAGGGGAGACCGTTAGGATAATGAGTTTCTGCGGAACTCACGAGTGGACAGTAACGAGCTACGGGTTGAGAACCATCATGCCCGAGAACGTGGAACTCATCGCCGGTCCTGGTTGCCCAGTCTGCGTGACGCCGGGCCACTACGTTGAGGGTCTGATCAAGCTATCTATGGAGGGAGTTAACATTCTCACCTACGGTGATGCATTCAAACTACCTTCACTCCGGGGGAGAGCACTCAGAAGCCTAGCAGAGGCGAAGGTGGCGGGAGGCAAGGTGACGGTGGTTTATAGCTTCCTAGACGCAGTTAAGGAGGCCTTGAGGAAACCAAGCGAGGAACACGTTTTCTTCGCTGTAGGTTTTGAGACTACTATGCCGTCTGTGGCAGAGCTCCTGCACGGCAATGCTGTGCCGCCGAACATGACAGTACTGAGTGCTTACAGACTAACGCCACCGGTAATGAGGTATTTACTGAAGAGCGTTAAGGAGGTGAAGATTGACGGGATTATAGCTCCGGGTCACGTGTCGGCCGTTATAGGGTCGAAGGCCTGGGAGTTCTTGGTTACTGAGCACGGTATACCCACGGTGGTGGCGGGATTCGAACCCGTTGATGTACTCCTAGCCGTACTGACCGTACTTAAGAGTAGGGTGGACAACAGACCGGCCCTCATCAATGAATACGGGAGAGTCGTCAAGCCTGACGGGAATTTGAGGGCAAAGAGACTGATCAGTGAGGTATTCGACATTGTCGACTCATACTGGAGAGGGATCGGTGTGATTGAGTTAAGCGGCGCTGTCTTGAGAAGGTACTTCGAGTGTAGAGATGCTTCAGCTAGGTACGGCATTAGGGAATCACCAGATTTCAGCGATGTCTTGCTTGGTTGCAGGTGTGGTGAGGTGACCCTCGGTAAGGTTAGGCCCACTGAATGCCCCCTTTTCATGAAGACCTGCACCCCAGAAAACCCATATGGACCGTGCATGGTGAGCTCTGAGGGCACTTGCAGGATATGGGCTGAGAACCTCCCTGCAGTGCTTGAGGGTCTGTAA
- the hypA gene encoding hydrogenase nickel incorporation protein HypA has translation MVHEWALAEGVCRYVTNVAGGRRLKKVKIALGELQSVDEEVLKFALTELLKAQGFEIGEGLIELVVKHAVMQCRRCGHLWSLGEAGLSEEEREAVHFIPEVIRAYTSCPKCNSRDFEVVEGRGVEILEVSLE, from the coding sequence ATGGTTCACGAGTGGGCTCTGGCTGAGGGCGTTTGCAGGTACGTTACCAACGTGGCGGGAGGAAGGAGGTTAAAGAAGGTCAAGATCGCTTTAGGGGAGCTTCAGTCTGTGGATGAGGAGGTGCTTAAATTCGCGTTGACAGAGCTTCTTAAGGCGCAGGGTTTCGAGATTGGAGAGGGTCTGATTGAGCTTGTGGTGAAGCACGCGGTCATGCAGTGCAGGAGGTGCGGGCACTTATGGAGTCTCGGGGAAGCAGGCCTGTCTGAGGAGGAGAGAGAGGCGGTTCACTTCATCCCTGAGGTGATCCGTGCCTACACCTCATGTCCGAAATGTAACTCCAGAGACTTTGAAGTGGTTGAGGGCAGGGGTGTCGAGATCCTAGAGGTGTCGCTGGAGTGA
- the lysA gene encoding diaminopimelate decarboxylase encodes MIRVDGPYLYVGCFKAEELAHRFGTPLYVYDVETLVGNYRRLIDSIPYRDVEILYSCKANNNLGILKTLKDLGCGLDAVSPWEALLGVRLGFPIRKILFTGNNVTDDDMMLVRGELGVLVNIDSIPQLKRYGRLFPGTEVSLRVNPGMGAGHHEYVVTGGITKFGIYPNQVEKAKELAKGYGLKIVGLHMHIGSGLLDPTPYLRALRTLLEIGKGFKELEFIDVGGGFGLPYRPREEPLNLTELGSGIANLLEEFTRKYGPVRLRMEPGRYIVGNAGVLFVRVIEVKEAEVDGVRKVFIGVDSGMNHLIRPALYGAYHEVIPASKADHPKEVRADIVGNICESGDVLASDRSLPGLEEGDILAIMDVGAYGYSMSTNYNTRPRPAEVIVHGGEVRLTRRRETFDDLLRTSVLDDLILFLR; translated from the coding sequence CTGATTAGAGTTGACGGCCCCTATCTATACGTAGGGTGCTTTAAAGCGGAGGAGTTGGCTCACCGCTTCGGAACACCGCTCTACGTGTACGACGTGGAAACGTTGGTTGGGAACTACAGGAGGTTGATTGATTCAATTCCGTACCGAGATGTTGAGATCCTCTACTCCTGCAAGGCGAACAATAACTTAGGGATCCTCAAGACTTTGAAGGACCTGGGGTGCGGTCTCGATGCGGTCTCACCCTGGGAGGCCTTGCTCGGCGTGAGGTTGGGCTTTCCAATCAGGAAAATACTCTTCACGGGCAACAACGTCACGGACGATGATATGATGCTTGTCAGAGGCGAGCTAGGGGTGCTAGTGAACATAGACTCCATACCGCAGCTGAAGAGGTATGGGAGGCTCTTCCCAGGCACTGAAGTCTCCCTCAGAGTCAATCCAGGAATGGGTGCTGGGCATCACGAGTACGTCGTCACTGGAGGGATCACTAAGTTCGGCATATATCCAAACCAGGTTGAGAAGGCTAAAGAGCTAGCCAAGGGATACGGCCTGAAGATTGTGGGGCTGCACATGCATATAGGCTCCGGACTTCTCGATCCGACGCCGTATCTACGGGCACTTAGAACGTTGCTTGAGATAGGGAAGGGGTTTAAAGAGCTGGAGTTCATAGATGTGGGGGGAGGTTTTGGACTGCCCTACAGACCCCGGGAGGAGCCTTTGAACCTTACGGAGCTCGGCTCCGGTATAGCAAACCTTCTGGAGGAATTCACCCGGAAGTATGGTCCGGTAAGGCTTAGGATGGAGCCTGGCAGATACATAGTGGGGAACGCTGGGGTGTTGTTTGTGAGGGTGATTGAAGTTAAGGAGGCTGAGGTAGATGGGGTGAGGAAGGTGTTCATAGGGGTTGACTCAGGGATGAACCACCTCATCAGACCAGCCCTCTACGGGGCGTACCATGAGGTCATTCCAGCATCTAAGGCTGATCATCCTAAGGAGGTGAGAGCAGATATAGTCGGCAACATATGTGAGAGTGGGGACGTACTAGCTTCAGACAGATCCCTGCCGGGGCTTGAGGAGGGCGACATACTTGCGATAATGGATGTCGGCGCCTACGGCTACTCAATGAGCACTAACTACAACACGAGGCCAAGACCTGCTGAAGTAATAGTGCACGGTGGTGAGGTTAGACTTACGCGTAGAAGAGAGACCTTCGACGACCTGTTGAGGACTTCAGTCCTAGATGATCTCATCCTCTTCTTAAGGTAG